CACCGCCGATGGCGATGCCCGCGTTGTTGACCAGGATATCGGGGACACCGAATCGTTCCACGATGGTGTCTGTGATTTCTTCCCACTGCGCGGGATCACGGACGTCAAGTGCGAAAGCACAGCAGGCACCCTTGGCCAGCGCCACGGTCTCCTCCGCAGCCGCTAGATCGATATCGGTTGCTATGACGATATCCCCTGCGGCGGCCTGCCGGAGTGCGATGGCGCGACCGATGCCGCTGCCGGCACCGGTAACCACGACGATGCGCCCTTGTTTCTTGGCCACCGGCCCGATAAATGGAAGTCTCACCATTGGTTCATCCAATCCTGTTGTTTCTGTGGGTCTATAGCTACGACGGCGGTCGATTTTTATTCGGCCACTGCAACTTTGGTGGATTCCGGGTGCGCGGGCTTGCCGTTATGGGCGGGCTCGCCCGTCGCGGCCTGCGTGACGGCCCGGAATGTGTAGTCCGCCGTTGGGTCGAACCGGTCGCTGTGGTCCCACAGGGAGTTGCGGAATCCTTGCGAGGGGCGCAGGATCGGAGCCTCGCCGCGTTCGTTGAAGAAGTAGCTCCGTACGTTGTGCCGCTTAAATTGGTGGTCGACCAGATATTCCTGGGCGATCAAAGTGGCGGGACTGGTCACCATTGCCTCGTGCCAGGTGTCATGCGCGTCCTGGGTTACTTCGACAACGTGTGCGCCTCGGGCACTGGCCGCTGTGATGACCCGTGCCACGTGCAGCGCGGACTTTTCCATCATGCTGACCCACGTAACGCCATTCCAGCCGTAGGGGCCATAGAGGAACCAGCGGTTCGGCATCCTAGGGATCGTCACTCCGGCATAGGCCTGCATCCCGTTCTCGCGGTAGAACTCGCCCAGATCAAAGCCGTCCCGGCCGGTGACTGAGCCGACAGGGAAGGATTCGGGATCCGAGGCGACGTTGAACCCGGTGGCTAGGACAATCATGTCGTACGCGCGTTCGGTGCCGTCGGAGGTGCGGATGCCGGCCTGGGTAAACCGTTCGATAGGGGTCGTGATCAAGGCCCCGTTGTCGCGGCTGAAAGTTCGCAGAAAGCCTCTGCCAAAGGTCGGCATGTTGGCCATCAGCCCATGGCGCGGCACAAGGGCGCGGCGCGCCTGCGGATCGTTCACTTGGGTGCGTAGATACAGGCGATAGGCGGCACGCAGGATGTTCTCAAATCCGATGACCAGCGCCATGACAGTGCGCTTCGGAAGCTTTTCGGCAGCGACCACCACTGCCTGGAACAGATACCAGTTGGCCATATAAGCCAGGGTGTGGAAGCGTTGCGAGCGCATGAGCCGACGCCCGATCGGTCCGAATGCGAAGTCGGGTTTGGGGCCACACCAGGTCGCTGTGCGTTGGTAAACATCCAGGTGGGCGACGTCGGGGGCGATCGACGGAACGATCTGCATGGCGCTGGCTCCCGTGCCGATCACGGCAACCCGTTTACCCTGGTAGTCATAGGAATGGTCCCAGCCCGCGGACAGCATCACCTTGCCGGTGTACTTTTCGACGTCGGGGATGCCCGAGCTCGACCGGGGATCGAGGAAGAAGCCCGTCGCGTTCAGCACGTACCGTGCGGTAATGGTTTCACCATCGGCGAGATGCAATGTCCAGTAGCCATTTTCGTCGTCCCAGATCTCGCGTTCTACCGAGACACCAAAGCGGACACGCTCGTATAGTCCGTATTCCCGGGCAATCCGCTGCAGGTATTCGCGTACCTCGTCGCCCTCGGCGAAGGCTCGTGACCACTCGTTGGGGGCGAAGGTGAACTCATACGACGTCGACGGCACATCCAGGGCGACCCCGGGATAGGTGTTCGCAATCCAGGTCCCGCTGAAGTCATCGCGGCGTTCCAGGATCATAAAGTCATCGATGCCGGCCCGCCGCAACTGGCAGCCACTTGCTATGCCACCGACACCCGCGCCGATGACGATGGCCTCGAATTCAGGCGCAAGCTTTTTTTCCGCGCCATTTCTGGACCTTGCTGCCACGGTGTGACTCCTGTCTTGGTTGAGATCTCGGAAGCGAATCGCTGCCCGAGGTTCATCCGTTTCGGATATAGATGCAATCCGCATCATTGCGTTACGCCAAGTGGATGTCAACCCTTGCGATGAGTGGGCTATCCAGATATGTTCACTATCTGCTGAAGGGCTGTGCCCCCGCGTAAGGAAACGAGGAACCTTTCAATGTCGCAAGCCTCCGCTCATTCCCGGCCCCTGAACCAGGGCGACGTCGCGCTGCCGCCACCGACATCACGTCTTGACCGGCTCGCCTTGGCGTTGACCAAACCCGCCAACATCCGGCGCTGGTACCTGCTGGCATGGGCCATCGGTATCGCGAGTACCGCCGTGGCGTTCTGCGTCGTCGCCTTTGTGCTGCCGGAGGGTTCGGACGTCGTCGGCACCGTCGCGTTCTATCGGAAGTACAACATCCCGTTGCGGTTGCTTTCAGCACTCTTGGCGTTGCTGTTTTTGGTTGGGGCGGTATGGTCGGGCGCATTTATCAGCACATTGTGGGCAGCCGACCCCAGCCGGAACCGGGTGTATACGTGGTCTGCCATATTCAGTGAGGTACTGGTGCTGGGCCTGTTCTTCGTCGAATCTGGCATCATCGCCTCCACGACACTGCTTTCCGGGCACGCTCCCGACTCGACCATTCACCTCTTGCATGTCTGCGTGGCGGTGTCCGCGGCACTGCTCGGACCGGTGTGGATTCCGTTCACCCTCGCGGCCCTTTTGATCTCGCGGCAAACAGATTTGTTTCCAAGCTGGTTCGGCCGACTGTGCGTAGCGGTCATCGTGATCGACCTCTGCACTGTCACCGGAGTTTTCACACTTTCCGGTCCGCTCAATGGCGCGAACGGAATCATTGGAGCGTTCGCTGGTGCGCTTAGCCCCATTGTATGGATCGTCGGCGTGGTGGCGTGGGAGGTTGTCGAGTGGGCCCAGCACCGCACCGCCACCTTGTCGACCGCGACCAATTGACTCAACTACGAGACATCGGAGATTGCACGAAAATGACTACAGACATAGGTGTTCCGCAGTATGAGGTCGCCATTATCGGTGCCGGCCCTGGCGGGATCGCGGCGGGCGCGAAGCTGCGGATGAGTGGTATCGAGTACTTCGTGATGATCGAACGCGGCGCCGATGTCGGTGGCAGCTGGGAGCAGAATAACTATCCCGGAATCGCCGTAGACGTCCCATCCACCACGTACCAGTACTCGTTCGAACGCAATCCCAACTGGTCGCGGTTTTTTGCACACGGGGCCGAGGTACAGCAGTATCATGCCGATGTCGCCCGCAAATACGGTTTGTACGAACGCATCCGCTTCAACACCACCGTGGAACGCGAGGTGTGGGACGACGAGGGTCGGTTCTGGGTGCTCCATCTTGACGACGACTCCGTGGTGACGGCACGCTTTCTGATCAGTGCCATCGGTTCGTTTGTACGGCCTAAGGAAGATGTGGGAATTCCCGGCGCGAAGTCGTTCGCTGGGAAGATTCAGCGGCCCACCGACTGGGATCACGAGTACGACATGTCGGATAAGGCCGTCGGCATTATCGGTACAGGGGCAAGCGCGGTACAGATTATTCCCGCGATCGTGCCCAGTGTCGGCACCCTCACCGTTTTCCAGCGCACACCCGTATGGTCGGTCCCGAAGCCGGACTTTCTCGTTCCCACGTTCATGAAACGCCTGCTGGCGGTGCCGGGCGTGTCCGCCGGCATCAACGGTATTGCTTATGTTGTGGTCGACCTGCTATTGCGTTTGGTGAGCAAGACACCCATCGACCGATTCCGCTACCTTGCGAATAAGTTCGACGCGACCATGATCGCCGTGTATCGCCGTTACGTACGGTTTGTTGTCAAAGATCGCGCGACAGCCGAGAAGCTGAGCCCCAACTTCGGTGTACTCGCAAAGCGGCCCACCATGTCCACGGGCTACCTCACCGCCTACAACCGTGAGAACGTCACGCTGATCACCGAACGCATCGAGGAGATCACCCCGGACGGCATCAGGACGCAGGATGGCGTGCTGCACAAGCTCGATGTGCTGATCCTGGCCACCGGGTACGAGGTGTTCTCCGATCCCGAAACTTATGTCCCCGGAACGATTGTGGGTCGCAACGGGTTTGATCTGGCCAAGTTCTACAACGAGGAGGGCCTGCAGGCGTACCAGAGCGTGTCGGTGCCCGGCCTGCCGAACCGCTGGACCTTGGTTGGCCCGTACTCGTGGAGTGGCACCAGTTGGCACGCCTTCGTCGAAGTCACGGCGGACCACGCGGTGCGGGCGATCAAGGAGACCAAGAAGCGCGGCGCTATCGTCTGTGAGGTTCGCAAGGAAGTGGCTGACGAGTACCACCGCCTGGTGCACCAACAGGCCGAAGGCGCGCGCTACTACCTGTGTGAGTTGAACGGGCACACGCCTACCTATTACCGGAACTCGCAGGGCGACAGCACATATATCCGTCCCCAAGGCTTTTTTGAGGCCCGACGGCAGACCCGCAAGTTCCCGCTAGATGACTACCGCTACGAGGCCGCGCACCTGGTATCGCATCCTCAACCAGGACGTGAGTTGTCCGGCACGCGTGGCATCGGATAGGCGGAAGAATAAGGCCCAGCGCTGATTACAGTCTGCTGAGTTAGCCGAAGGAAGGATTTCTCATGGTGGAATTCTGTATGCAGGCGTCATGTGTCACCGCGGCGGTGGGCGGCGTCGCTCGGGCGTGGACGCCGCGGGCCAACTCGCCCTCGCCGATGGCGAGCAAATGACG
This genomic window from Mycobacteroides chelonae contains:
- a CDS encoding flavin-containing monooxygenase; protein product: MTTDIGVPQYEVAIIGAGPGGIAAGAKLRMSGIEYFVMIERGADVGGSWEQNNYPGIAVDVPSTTYQYSFERNPNWSRFFAHGAEVQQYHADVARKYGLYERIRFNTTVEREVWDDEGRFWVLHLDDDSVVTARFLISAIGSFVRPKEDVGIPGAKSFAGKIQRPTDWDHEYDMSDKAVGIIGTGASAVQIIPAIVPSVGTLTVFQRTPVWSVPKPDFLVPTFMKRLLAVPGVSAGINGIAYVVVDLLLRLVSKTPIDRFRYLANKFDATMIAVYRRYVRFVVKDRATAEKLSPNFGVLAKRPTMSTGYLTAYNRENVTLITERIEEITPDGIRTQDGVLHKLDVLILATGYEVFSDPETYVPGTIVGRNGFDLAKFYNEEGLQAYQSVSVPGLPNRWTLVGPYSWSGTSWHAFVEVTADHAVRAIKETKKRGAIVCEVRKEVADEYHRLVHQQAEGARYYLCELNGHTPTYYRNSQGDSTYIRPQGFFEARRQTRKFPLDDYRYEAAHLVSHPQPGRELSGTRGIG
- a CDS encoding flavin-containing monooxygenase, whose translation is MAARSRNGAEKKLAPEFEAIVIGAGVGGIASGCQLRRAGIDDFMILERRDDFSGTWIANTYPGVALDVPSTSYEFTFAPNEWSRAFAEGDEVREYLQRIAREYGLYERVRFGVSVEREIWDDENGYWTLHLADGETITARYVLNATGFFLDPRSSSGIPDVEKYTGKVMLSAGWDHSYDYQGKRVAVIGTGASAMQIVPSIAPDVAHLDVYQRTATWCGPKPDFAFGPIGRRLMRSQRFHTLAYMANWYLFQAVVVAAEKLPKRTVMALVIGFENILRAAYRLYLRTQVNDPQARRALVPRHGLMANMPTFGRGFLRTFSRDNGALITTPIERFTQAGIRTSDGTERAYDMIVLATGFNVASDPESFPVGSVTGRDGFDLGEFYRENGMQAYAGVTIPRMPNRWFLYGPYGWNGVTWVSMMEKSALHVARVITAASARGAHVVEVTQDAHDTWHEAMVTSPATLIAQEYLVDHQFKRHNVRSYFFNERGEAPILRPSQGFRNSLWDHSDRFDPTADYTFRAVTQAATGEPAHNGKPAHPESTKVAVAE